The following is a genomic window from Bufo gargarizans isolate SCDJY-AF-19 chromosome 10, ASM1485885v1, whole genome shotgun sequence.
CAAGGAACAAAACCCCGTCATCATACCAGGTCAGCACCACATTGCCACTCTTCTAATACGGCACCATCACGAACTAATACAGCACCAAGGCCGACAATTTACAGAAGGTGCTATCAGGTCAGCTGGCTTGTGGATTGTTGGAATGAAGAGATGTGTTTCTTCCCTGCTTTTTAAATGCGTCAAGTGTCGCAAGTTAAGAGGTAGACACCAACTACAACAAATGGCAAGCCTGCCATTTGATCGCCTAAGTACAGATCCACCTTTCACCTACGTTGGAGTTGATGTATTTGGTCCATGGACTGTGGTAACTCGTAGGACTCGCggtggagcagccaatagcaagaGGTGGGCCGTGTTGTTTACCTGTCTCAGCGTACGAGCTGTACATATCGAGGTGATCGAGTCAATGGATTCGTCTTGTTTCATCAACGCTTTACGAAGATTCTTCTCCATCCGAGGACCTGTCAAACAACTAAGATCCGACTGTGGTACCAACTTCGTTGGAGCCTGTAAAGAACTTCAACTAGACAATTTCTTAGCAAACAATGGATGTACTTGGCTGTTTAATTCACCACATTCTTCGCATATGGGAGGATCCTGGGAGCGAATGATTGGAATCGCTCGAAGAATTCTCGATTCCATGTTGCAGGACCACAAGTCTTCACTATTGACTCACGAGACTTTGAGTACCTTTCTCTCAGAAGTATCCGCCATCATTAATGCAAGGCCTCTAGTACCAGTATCTTCCGATCCTGATGCTCCAATGATCCTTACCCCAGCCACACTCCTTACTCAGAAGGTTGGAACTACCGTGATATCTTCTGCCGAGATTGACCCGAAGGATATCTATAGGCGTCAATGGAAACGGGTGCAACACCTAGCCAATGTGTTTTGGCACCGCTGGAGAATGGAGTACCTGCATACCCTTCAAAGCCGTtccaaatggcaaacacccaagcCTAACCTCAAAGTAGGAGACCTTGTTCTTCTGAAAGATAGAGAGGTCTGTCGCAATGAGTGGCCTATGGGTCTTGTAACAGGCGTAATGCCCAGCGATGACGGAAAGGTTCGAAAGGTTGAAGTTAAGATAACTAAAGGAGGTTCTGCTCGGACTTTCTCACGACCAATCACGGAATTGGTGCTTCTTCTCCCAAGTGAGTGACTTAGGTAGGAGTACCGGCTATACCTGTTATGGCGGGGAGACTATCACTATTGACTGTGCTACTGTTGAAGTCCCACCATTACAAACGATAGACCGCAGGACTCAAGCCATCTGTTTTTTGGACGTCATGTTTCATTGTTCATTTACTGCATACCTTCTTGTGTTTGCGGGTATCTCGTATCTATGGTTTACACACCAGTTTTACCTTTAACGTTTCTTCCCCTACAGGTTCAAGTTGGACTTATCTTTATATATGTAATAGACTTTGAAATCTAAAGATTTCAGGCGGGGAGTGTCATGTTAcatgatattattttttattatgtactgtctctttaatgcCTATCTAGTTTGTCTCTTGTGGCTTTCCTTAGTTTGCATGctgctcagtctcctccccctctttgctgtatc
Proteins encoded in this region:
- the LOC122920786 gene encoding uncharacterized protein LOC122920786 produces the protein MEELHRFKGGIPLSKGSSLFNLNPVVDDNQLLRVGGRIEKSDLCSKEQNPVIIPGQHHIATLLIRHHHELIQHQGRQFTEGAIRSAGLWIVGMKRCVSSLLFKCVKCRKLRGRHQLQQMASLPFDRLSTDPPFTYVGVDVFGPWTVVTRRTRGGAANSKRWAVLFTCLSVRAVHIEVIESMDSSCFINALRRFFSIRGPVKQLRSDCGTNFVGACKELQLDNFLANNGCTWLFNSPHSSHMGGSWERMIGIARRILDSMLQDHKSSLLTHETLSTFLSEVSAIINARPLVPVSSDPDAPMILTPATLLTQKVGTTVISSAEIDPKDIYRRQWKRVQHLANVFWHRWRMEYLHTLQSRSKWQTPKPNLKVGDLVLLKDREVCRNEWPMGLVTGVMPSDDGKVRKVEVKITKGGSARTFSRPITELVLLLPSE